The genomic DNA CCTCGCGCGGGCGCTCTCGGCGGCCGGCATCCCGTTCCAGGCCTCGGTCCGGTCGTTCCCGGGTGACGCACTCGGCGACGGCACGGACGCGGACGTGACGGTGACCGTCGGTGCGACCGGCGGCGACGTCGCGCTCGACGCCCACCCCGCGAGTCCGGCGGCCTACGCGGCCGCCCGGGAACTCGTCCCCGACGCCGCCGACCCGACGCTCGCGCTCGCGGGCGTCCTCGCGGCCCGCGCCGCGCCGGGCGACGACCCGACGACGCTGGCCGAGGACGCTACCGCAGCGGGCTGCGAGCAGCGGCCCGGCGTGGGCGTCCCGACCGCGGACCTCGTCGACGGGCTGGCGCACACGACGTTCGTCTACACCCCCGACTCGGGTGACACCGAGGCGTACCGCACGGCACTCGCCGAGCGCGACCTGCCGACCGAGCGGACCGCCGACATCGATGACGATGCCGGCCGCCGGCTGGCGTCGCTGCTGGCGTTCGACGCCGTCCGGTCCGGCGAGGCACCGCCCCGCGCCGCCGACGCGGTCGAGCGCGCGCTCCGGCCCCACGCCGGCGCGCGCTGTCCGTTCGCGACGGTCGAGGGGTACGCCGGCGTGCTCGACGCGGTCGCGCGCCGCGCCCCCGGAACGGGCGTGGCGCTCGCGCTCGGGCACGATGCCCGCGAGGCCGCGCTCGACGCGTGGCGCGAACACGCGAGCGCCGCCCACCGCGCGGTCCGGGCGGCCGACACGAGCCGATACGACGGCTGCGTCGCGGTGGTCACGCGGACGGGCCCGGTCGAGACGGTCGCCCGCCTCGTCCGGGACTTCCGCTCGCCCGAGCCCGCCGTCCTCGTCGTCGGCGACGGGGAGGCCGCGGCCGCGGGCGATGCCGTCGACGTCGGCGCGGCGCTGCGGACGACTGCAGCCACCGCGAACGGAACGAGCCACGCGCGCGGCGAGACCGCGTACGCCCGGCTGGACACGAGCGACCCCGCGGGACTGATCGACGCGTTCCGGGAGGGACTGGCATGAGCGGGACCGACGCTGCCGGTGACGGCACGGACGGTGTCCGCAAGCGTGCCACCATCCGGACGCACCACGACGACCCCGCGGTCGTCGCACGAGCGGTCCGCCCGGACAACACGGACGCGATGGAGACCGACGTGACCGAGGACCGCGTCGTCACGCGCATCGAGCGCCCGACGACCGGCGGCCTGCGGTCGACCGTCGACGACTACGTGGTCAACCTCCGCGTGGCCGAGCGGGTCGCGGCGACCGCCCGCGGCGAGGACGCGACGGTGGACGAGGTGCGTGCGGACCCAGTATCGGACGGCACGAACGACAGCGACATCACCACAGACGACACACACGACACATGAGCGAACGAAGCGTCTCCCGACGGAAACAGGAGAAGCGGTGGTACACCGTGCTCGCGCCGGAGCAGTTCGACCGGCAGGAGCTCGGCCGCACCCCCGCCGACGAACCCGAACAGCTCTACGACCGCACCATCGAGACCACGCTGGGCGAACTGGAGAACGACGCCAGCGAGAACAACACGAAGCTGACGTTCCAGATCAACGACGTCGGCTCGGACTCGGCGTACACGGAGTTCGTCAAGCACGAACTCACCCGCGACTACCTGCGCTCGCTGGTCCGCCGTGGCTCCTCGAAGATCGCCACCTACGAGACCGTGCTGTCGACGGACGACTACCGCGTCCAGATCCAGCCGGTCGCGTTCACCACCAAGAAGGCCGACCACTCCCAGGAGAAGGCGATCCGCCGGACGATGATCGACCTGACCCGCGAGGCCGCGGAGGACCGGACCTTCGAGGAGCTCGTGGACGCGGTCGTCAACGGCCAGCTCTCCTCGGCCATCTACGCCGAGGCCAAGACCATCTACCCGCTCCGCCGGGTCGAGGTCCAGAAGATGACGCTCGAGGCGCGGCCCGAGGAGGTCGCCGAGGAGGAGGAGACCGCCGTCGCCGTCGAGGACGAGGACGTCGAGGTCTGACGCCGCGAGTCCTTCGCTTTCTTCACCCCCCGCCAGTGACGACGCCGCGTGGCGAGCCCTACTCCGTGACGACGATGGTCCCCACCATCCCGGCGGCCTCGTGCGGGATGCAGTAGTAGCCGTGCTCGCCGGCGACCTCGAAGGTGTGCTCGTAGGTCTCGCCGGGGCGGATGTTCCCCTGGTTCGGCCAGCCGTCCACCGCGGCGTCCTCGGAGTCGAAGCCGCCGGAGGCGAAGTAGTCGGCCCCGTCGGGGATCGCGCCCTCGGTCGCCGTGACGCTGTGGCCCCGGCTCCCGACGTTCCCCCAGACGACCGTCTCGCCGACCGGCACCTCGTACTCGACCGGCCGGAAGGCGTTGTGGGCCATCCCCACGTCGTAGTCGTCCTCGTCGAGCTGTGCGGTGGTGGTGCCACAGCCCGCGAGGCCGACCGCGGCCGCGGTGCCCGCCGTCGCGAGGAACGTCCGTCGGTTCATCGTCCACATCTTGGTTGTGGCGGGGCTTAGGCGGCGTGGTTCGGTCCTCGAAGCCGACGGGTTGCACTTGTCATGTTGATGACTCGGATGCGTTCCAGTGGCTGCATCTTTCGGATTGAACTGGCAGAATAGATAATATATAAGTAATTTATTTGTATTATGTAGGAATTTAATGTTGGGTGTTTGAAGTATCTGATAAAGATTGTATTCTCACGACAGCCACGAGGGAACCGTGTAGAAAGCCCCCGCCCGCTCGACCGGCCGCGCCTCGCTGCGGTCCTCACTCCGGTCGCTCCGCTCCCTCCATTGCGGTCCTTGCGTCGTCGAGGCCGGGTCGAGGCGGATTGTCGGCTTCGCCGACGATCTATTCGCTGGCGGCTACGCCGCCAGCCGGGCGGCCCCTTTCAGTCCCGCCCCGTTGCTGGTTCGTCCGAGCGTCCGCACGTGGGGGTTCCAGCAGAGTGCTAGTGGCCCCACACCTCCCCGCGTCAGCGGCGGCCGTGTTCCGGCACGCTCGCTAGCGCGAGCGGCCTCCACAGCGGGGCCGCTGGCGCGCTTCCTGGTCCCGGAACCGGCCGACCGACCCAGCCGCTCGGCTGGTGCGTGCCAGCCCCGTCAGCCGCACCGGCGCGCGCTGGGGGTCGACGACCGCCCACGGGAGCGGCTTCATGCCGCGAGCACTACGGCGGTCGTCGGCCGCCTCTAAGCGCGCGAGGGCTGAGGAGCGCAGCGAAGCGAGCACCGCAAGCGGCTGGGGAGGTGTGAGGCCCACGGACCCGACTGACCCACGTGCGGTCCTGGTGGACTTCCGAAGGGCGAACCCGCTCGACCCAGCCCGGACCCGGCAAGCACCGCAGTGGAACGAGCGGAGCGAGTGGAGCGAGGAGCGCAGCCGTCGCCGAAGGCGATGCAAGCGAAGGGAGCGGAGCGACCGGAGCGAGCAGGTCCCGGATGGTCGAGCGGGTGAGGGCTTCGGGAGCAATCTCGCTGTGGTCGGACGCGCCCGTACCAGAGAGCGGGTGAGGGCTTCGGGAGCAATCTCGCTGTGGTCGGACGCGCCCGTACCAGAGAGCGGGTGAGGGCTTCGGGAGCAATCTCGCTGTGGTCGGACGCGCCCGTACCAGAGAGCGGGTGAGGGCTTCGGGAGCAATCTCGCTGTGGTCGGACGCGCCCGTACCAGAGAGCGGGTGAGGGCTTCGGGAGCGGGTCCGTCGGAGCCCCCACACCAATCCGCCGAAATCAGGCCCCTGCTCTCAGATCCACTGCGTGAACGAGTCGGTCGCCTCGCTCAGCTCGATGTACTCCCACTGCATCGCCTCGACGGCCTCGTGGAAGCTCTCGCCGTGGTTCATCCCGGCGCGGACGCGGTGTTTCTTCCAGACGCTGGGCGTGATGGCGGCCACCTGGCGGGCCTCCAGCGGCGCGATCCAGCGGTCGATCTCCGTCCCGGGGAAGCCCGCCTCCTCCAGGCCCGTGCGGGCGAGCGACAGGAGTTCGTCGAGGGCGATGTCGGGGTTGTCCGTCCGGTCGCCCTCGGCGGTGATCCACGGGAGGTCGGCCCCGGGCCCCTCGGCGACGGCGTTGTAGAACGAGTCGCGCGCGTCCGCCCACGGCAGCTCCAGCAGCGGGTGGTCGGTCGCGTCCAGCCCGCGGAGCGCGCCCGCCACCATCGCCTGCACGGAGACGCAGTCCCGGACCGTCGGCTGGGTCGGGACCGGCCGGAACTCCAGCCGGACCGAGCGGTCGTCGTTGCCGTTCGACGGGCCGTCCCCGTCCGAGGGCGTATCGCCGCCGAACACCGGCCGGACCCAGCGCCAGAAGGTGCCGTGCTTGTGGGCGAACTCCGGGAACCGCTGGCGGTAGGGGTCGTCGTCGGCCACGTCCTCCGGGTCGGTACAGAACGGGGCGAACGTCTCGTCGGCCTCGATGGCCCGGACCGCCTCCTCTGCGTCCGCGACGTCCGCTGGGACCCGGACCTTCTCGATGCCGGGCGGGTTGATGCTGTCCTCGTACACCGGCACGCGGAGTTCGTGAGGGCCCGAGAGCACCGCCTCGGCGTCGACGGCCTCGGGGTAGAGGTCGGCCGGGAGGAACGGGCTGTTCGCCGTCAGCGCCACCGCCGGGCCGAGGATGCGGGTGGCGTAGCGGAGGTAGCGTCCGACGTCGGCGGCCGCGGGCACCTGCAGGTGGGGCTGGACCGAGGTGGCGAGCGACTCGACCAGGATGGAGGGGAGCCGGTGGTCGGCGCCCGGGACGTCCAGCGGGATGCCGTTGTCCATCCGGCGGAGCGTGTCCGCGTCGAGCGCGTGATAGCGCGCGTTCCGCGTCATGTTCGCGGCGAGCCAGACCCCGTCGCGGGCCTCGCCCGCCGAGAGATAGACGCTGGTCCCGGTCGCCGGCGGGACACTCCACATCGCGTCCAGCACCGGGCGGACCTGGCCGGCCCGCGGGTCGTCGGTTCCGTCGCGCGCGGCCCCGTCATCCCGTTCGGCCGCACCCTCGCGGTCGGCCGCGCCCGCCGCCGCGATGGCCTCGCGGGCGTCGGCGACGGCGTCGTGGAGGCGCTGGAACTGCCGGTCCAGCCCCGCCGGCGACAGCACGTCCGGCGGCGTGTTCACCTCGAGGTTGTGCCGGCCCAGCTCCGGCGCGAACCCGCCGTCCTCGGGCGCACCCTCGGGGACGTGGCAGAGCTGCGCGCGCCCGTCGACGGTGTAGGCCTCCAGCTCCAGCCCGACCGCGTAGTCCTCGTTGTCGAGCCGCCCGGCCGCGCAGTCCTCGGCCACCCGGTCGGCCTGCTCGGCGACCCGCTCGTTGAACCGGTCGTAGGTCTCCGGCGCCAGCGCCTCCCGGACGGCCGCGACCAGCCGGTCCCGCTCACCGTCGTCGGACCCCCGCCCGCCCCGACCCGGCTCACCTTCGTCCATGCGGGGCCCGACGACCCCCTGCCCTAAAGCACCCCCGCCCGTCGCAAGAACGACGCGCCCCAGCCGTCGGCGGCGCGAGGGTTTTGTCGCCCCGGTACCGAGGGACCGGTCGTGCAGGACCAGCGCGAGCAGGTAGTGGCGGCGGTCTGCGAGCGCGCGCTGGGCGCGACGCCCGCCACCGTCCGCGACCTCCCGACAGGCAACTCGAAGCGGACCGCGCTCGTCACGCTCGACGACGGCCGCGAGGTCGTCGTCCAGTACCGCGGCCGCGAGCGGTCGCTCGCCGCGGAGGCCGCCGTCACGCGCGCCGTCGCCGCGCGGACGGACGTGCCCGTCGCCCCCGTCCTCGGCACGGGCACCGTCGAGGACCTCGGGGTCACGTATCTGGTCACCGAGCACGTCGCCGGGGACGACCTCCACGAGCGCTTCGCCGGCCTCGGTCCCGAACACCGCTCGGTGCTCGCGCGGACGCTCGGCCGGTGTCTCGCGGCCGTCCACGACGCCTTCGCGTTCGACGCGCCCGGGCGGGTCGCGGGGACCGACGACGGCGACGCGCTCGGCGTCCCGGAGCCGCTCCCGGCGGGCGCGTTCTACCGGGAGTATCTGGACCGCGCGCTGGCGGACTGGCCGGGCGCGCTGGCGGCGCTGGAACCCCGCGTCGAGACGGCGCTCGGCGACCGGCTCGACGAGCTTCCGGCCGACGAGGCCCGCCTGTTCCCCTGGGACTACCGACCGGGCAACGTCATCGTCCAGGGCGGGGCTGGACCGGCCGGCGGTGACGGGTCGCTCGGCGCGGACGACCCGCCCGAGGTGGCCGCGGTGCTGGACTGGGACGAACCGCTCGCGGCCCACCCTGGCCTCTCGGTGGCGAAGGCGGAGTTCACGCTCTGTGACTGGTACGTCCGGAGCGAGGCCGACGTTCGGGCGCTCCGCGAGGCGTACCGGGCGGGCTACCGCGAGGTCCGCCCGTACCCGGACGATGCCGCCGACGCGTTCCGGCTGCTGGGGATCGTCGCCTCCGCGGCCGACTCGCGGGGCGAGGTGACGCGGCCGCGCTACCCCATCGTCGACGCCGACGCCGCGGTCGCGTTCCACCGCGAGCGCATCGAGGCGGTGCTGGAGCGACTCGGATGAGCGGAGACGGCTCCATCGACCGTAGGGTTTGAAGCCGTCGGCCGGCCACCGACCACGCAAGGATGTCTGGCTCGGAACTCGCCGCGCGGGTACGGGAGTCGCTGGACGCGGACCGCGAGGCGTTCGCCGCCCGCGTCGAGTCGGAGGTCGAGGACCTCAAGCGCGAGGTCGAGCAGGGGACCTTCGACAACTCGCAGGCCATCGTCGGCCTGGAGTACGAGTTCTACGCCGTCGACGCGGAGACGGACGCCCTGAAGCGGGTGCCCCGGCGGCTGCTGGAGTACATCGGCTTCGAGAAGGAACTCGGCCTGCACAACGCCGAGATGCAGACCTCGCCCCAGCCCTGCTCGGCGTACGGCCTGCGCGCGACCGAGCGCGAGGTGCAGGCGAAACTGGAGGCCGCGCAGGACGCCTGCGAGCCCGAGGGGATGGTGCTGGTCAGCGACGGGATGTGGACGGTCCCGCCGGTCGGCGAGACTGCGGGCTCGTACCTCGCCGACAGCATCGAGGAGGACGGCGTCGTGCTGGCGACGAACATGAGCGACGCGGTCCGCTACCACGCCATGGCCAACACCGGCTTCAAGGAGGACATGAGCCTGGACGCCCCGCACGTCCACCTCGACGCCCGGACGGTGATGCCCGAGAGCCTCATCACCTCCATCCAGCCCCACTACCAGATGAGCCAGGCCGCGGACCTCCCCGAGCGGTTCCGCTACGCCCTGCGTGTGGCGGGGCCACTGGTGGCGCTGGCCGTCAACAGCCCGTTCTTCCCGCCGGACCTCTACGACACGGACGACGCCCAGGAGATCCTGACCGGCTGCGCGATGGAGAACCGCGTCACCGTCTTCGAGTCCGTCCTCAACCCGGACGGCGCCGACCCGAAGGTGACCTTCCCCCGCGACGTCGAGCACATCGACGAGGTCATCGACCGCATCGCGGCCGACCGCACCGTCGTCCCGATGCTGCAGGAGGACGCCGGCCGGTTCGACGACCGGTTCGCGCACTTCCGGCACAAGCACGG from Haloglomus litoreum includes the following:
- a CDS encoding 30S ribosomal protein S3ae, which translates into the protein MSERSVSRRKQEKRWYTVLAPEQFDRQELGRTPADEPEQLYDRTIETTLGELENDASENNTKLTFQINDVGSDSAYTEFVKHELTRDYLRSLVRRGSSKIATYETVLSTDDYRVQIQPVAFTTKKADHSQEKAIRRTMIDLTREAAEDRTFEELVDAVVNGQLSSAIYAEAKTIYPLRRVEVQKMTLEARPEEVAEEEETAVAVEDEDVEV
- a CDS encoding KEOPS complex subunit Pcc1; translated protein: MSGTDAAGDGTDGVRKRATIRTHHDDPAVVARAVRPDNTDAMETDVTEDRVVTRIERPTTGGLRSTVDDYVVNLRVAERVAATARGEDATVDEVRADPVSDGTNDSDITTDDTHDT
- a CDS encoding exonuclease RecJ, giving the protein MAAADPSDGHAPGASVAAACRDAGLVRLVATSDGDALAATGVLARALSAAGIPFQASVRSFPGDALGDGTDADVTVTVGATGGDVALDAHPASPAAYAAARELVPDAADPTLALAGVLAARAAPGDDPTTLAEDATAAGCEQRPGVGVPTADLVDGLAHTTFVYTPDSGDTEAYRTALAERDLPTERTADIDDDAGRRLASLLAFDAVRSGEAPPRAADAVERALRPHAGARCPFATVEGYAGVLDAVARRAPGTGVALALGHDAREAALDAWREHASAAHRAVRAADTSRYDGCVAVVTRTGPVETVARLVRDFRSPEPAVLVVGDGEAAAAGDAVDVGAALRTTAATANGTSHARGETAYARLDTSDPAGLIDAFREGLA
- a CDS encoding plastocyanin/azurin family copper-binding protein, with the translated sequence MNRRTFLATAGTAAAVGLAGCGTTTAQLDEDDYDVGMAHNAFRPVEYEVPVGETVVWGNVGSRGHSVTATEGAIPDGADYFASGGFDSEDAAVDGWPNQGNIRPGETYEHTFEVAGEHGYYCIPHEAAGMVGTIVVTE
- a CDS encoding phosphotransferase family protein, producing MQDQREQVVAAVCERALGATPATVRDLPTGNSKRTALVTLDDGREVVVQYRGRERSLAAEAAVTRAVAARTDVPVAPVLGTGTVEDLGVTYLVTEHVAGDDLHERFAGLGPEHRSVLARTLGRCLAAVHDAFAFDAPGRVAGTDDGDALGVPEPLPAGAFYREYLDRALADWPGALAALEPRVETALGDRLDELPADEARLFPWDYRPGNVIVQGGAGPAGGDGSLGADDPPEVAAVLDWDEPLAAHPGLSVAKAEFTLCDWYVRSEADVRALREAYRAGYREVRPYPDDAADAFRLLGIVASAADSRGEVTRPRYPIVDADAAVAFHRERIEAVLERLG